In Acaryochloris marina S15, a single genomic region encodes these proteins:
- a CDS encoding YHS domain-containing (seleno)protein yields the protein MNFKFALWPAVLVLGMGLSIGCTDPSTSSSESGAEQSQTNTKPAVFSADGAAIRGYDPVAYFTDGAPVKGKGEFSHDWQGATWQFASAENRDSFASNPEKYAPQYGGYCAWAVKKGTTASIDPQAWKIVDGKLYLNYSLDVQKQWEGDIPGNIAEADKNWPDVLAR from the coding sequence ATGAATTTTAAATTTGCACTCTGGCCAGCAGTGTTAGTGCTGGGAATGGGTTTAAGTATCGGCTGTACAGATCCTTCGACCTCTAGCTCTGAATCTGGGGCTGAACAGAGCCAAACCAACACTAAGCCTGCCGTTTTTTCTGCGGATGGTGCGGCAATTCGAGGATATGATCCGGTGGCTTACTTTACGGATGGCGCTCCAGTAAAAGGAAAAGGAGAATTCTCCCATGACTGGCAGGGGGCCACTTGGCAGTTTGCCAGTGCTGAAAATCGGGATTCTTTTGCCAGCAATCCTGAAAAGTATGCGCCCCAGTATGGGGGCTATTGTGCTTGGGCTGTGAAGAAAGGCACCACTGCCTCTATCGATCCTCAGGCCTGGAAAATTGTAGATGGCAAGCTGTATCTTAATTACAGTCTTGATGTTCAGAAGCAGTGGGAAGGGGATATTCCAGGGAATATTGCTGAAGCTGACAAAAATTGGCCGGATGTCTTGGCACGATAA
- a CDS encoding AAA-like domain-containing protein — MENDADFSWPVARDFANRLIFTATTKHLSDLEVQVLQGSWNHQTYEQMAEQLNYGSAYLNRDIGSPLWKRLGQALNEKVSKTNFKEALRRAWEQQAHSTPAVALNPAPIIEGPLSPESPFYLERAGVEQLGCQTLLKPGALLRIKAPQLMGKTSLLYHLMAFAQQQAYPTVYIDMGSVDKSVLASLEKLLKWLCAMTSRQLRLQNRLSELWDSEIFGSNDNCTAYFEDHLFLEVQGPFVLGLDNVDRLFPFQDIIEDFFGMLRSWHEKGRISQQWQQLRLILVHSTEAYIPLDYHQSPFNTGVPIGLSEFTANQIQHLAQLHQVALTEGELSKLMAMIGGHPYLVRVALSALSTRELTFNQLVQMAASDEGIYSGHLLHHWVTLQQTPNLMQAFQGVLTATASLNPVQAYKLHSMGLIKRENNQVIPRNDLYESYFQRIYSS, encoded by the coding sequence ATGGAGAACGACGCAGATTTTAGCTGGCCCGTGGCCCGAGACTTTGCCAATCGACTGATCTTTACAGCGACCACCAAACACCTGAGTGATCTGGAAGTCCAGGTATTGCAAGGGTCTTGGAATCATCAAACCTATGAGCAAATGGCGGAGCAGCTAAACTATGGGTCTGCTTACCTCAACCGAGATATTGGTAGTCCTTTGTGGAAGCGCTTGGGACAGGCGCTAAACGAGAAGGTTAGTAAAACCAATTTTAAAGAGGCGTTACGACGGGCTTGGGAACAGCAGGCCCACTCCACGCCTGCGGTAGCTTTGAATCCAGCTCCAATCATTGAAGGTCCCCTTTCGCCGGAGTCTCCTTTTTATTTGGAGCGGGCGGGTGTCGAACAACTAGGCTGCCAGACATTACTTAAACCGGGAGCATTACTGCGGATTAAAGCACCGCAACTGATGGGTAAAACTTCATTGCTCTATCACTTGATGGCCTTTGCTCAGCAGCAAGCCTATCCCACGGTCTATATCGATATGGGGAGTGTCGATAAGTCTGTTTTGGCGAGCTTGGAGAAGCTATTAAAGTGGCTCTGTGCCATGACTAGCCGCCAACTTCGTTTACAAAATCGACTCTCAGAACTTTGGGATTCAGAGATTTTTGGCAGTAATGATAATTGCACGGCCTATTTTGAAGATCATTTATTCCTAGAAGTGCAGGGACCGTTCGTTTTAGGACTAGATAATGTCGATCGCCTATTCCCCTTTCAAGACATCATCGAAGACTTTTTTGGTATGTTGCGGAGCTGGCATGAGAAGGGGCGAATCTCTCAGCAATGGCAACAATTACGGCTAATTTTGGTTCATTCAACGGAAGCTTATATCCCGCTGGATTATCATCAATCTCCTTTTAATACGGGGGTTCCCATTGGCCTTTCGGAGTTCACTGCAAACCAAATCCAACACCTTGCTCAACTGCATCAGGTGGCTCTTACTGAGGGTGAGTTGTCGAAACTAATGGCGATGATTGGGGGGCACCCCTATTTGGTTCGGGTAGCGCTATCTGCCCTCAGTACGAGGGAACTGACGTTTAATCAGCTTGTGCAAATGGCTGCTAGTGATGAGGGGATTTATAGTGGTCATCTGTTGCACCACTGGGTAACGTTGCAGCAGACGCCTAATTTGATGCAGGCATTTCAAGGGGTGCTAACGGCTACTGCATCTCTTAACCCTGTGCAAGCCTATAAACTCCATAGTATGGGGTTAATCAAGCGAGAGAACAATCAAGTTATTCCTCGTAATGACCTTTATGAATCTTATTTTCAAAGGATATATTCGAGCTAA
- a CDS encoding cyanoexosortase A system-associated protein — MIRWFKRNPLGVVWGITVLVLGVAIASFQPQIPQVAPYPFPQVIPLADWTFADSQPITPDQTPDSQDIPGEILSGQRYHYRQDNADLQIEMRYLAQTNGDLKALIKHQTGSLGTVLQSAEGVGTFSLFTQGPESQLDTCINPRGTSTVTSDQFKRNRTLYDWRSGRFLGWMLGQAPLHDNRCLWTRMTLSTSVDAPSVDPSKALTNPWEDWHQWWQPHFPPLA, encoded by the coding sequence ATGATCAGATGGTTTAAGCGAAACCCACTGGGGGTCGTTTGGGGAATAACGGTTTTGGTATTGGGGGTTGCGATCGCATCCTTCCAACCCCAAATCCCCCAAGTCGCTCCCTACCCATTTCCCCAAGTTATTCCCCTCGCAGATTGGACCTTCGCTGATAGTCAGCCGATTACGCCTGATCAAACCCCTGACTCCCAAGACATCCCTGGAGAGATATTGTCTGGACAACGGTATCACTATCGTCAAGACAACGCCGATCTCCAAATTGAAATGCGTTATCTCGCCCAGACCAATGGTGATCTGAAAGCCCTGATTAAACATCAGACAGGCAGTTTAGGCACGGTACTTCAATCAGCAGAAGGCGTGGGGACATTCAGCCTATTCACTCAAGGCCCCGAAAGCCAGCTGGATACCTGCATCAATCCTCGGGGAACCAGTACCGTCACTAGCGATCAATTCAAGCGCAATCGCACCCTTTACGATTGGCGATCCGGGCGTTTTCTGGGCTGGATGCTCGGCCAAGCCCCCCTCCATGACAATCGCTGTCTATGGACCCGAATGACCTTATCAACCTCAGTAGATGCCCCCTCAGTTGATCCATCTAAGGCATTAACAAACCCATGGGAAGACTGGCATCAATGGTGGCAACCTCACTTTCCACCGTTAGCCTAG
- the crtA gene encoding cyanoexosortase A, translating to MILVPSQKGAKTWLIAIGVTQILLHLLLVRRSQYPYLLPASSIFWAATAMQLYTQRHTLSLREHRATGGGLLLLAAVVYRGLHTFESDYFLRLYPLLVLVSLSLLASGLQGLAQYQGGLYLLGFFAMPWELLYLLDFTPWTTQFSTTLLRLMGFTVHQQGFTIALPGGAIEVYNGCSGVRSITQLLGLAWIYVILSAVQGRQKYLILLGAVLIGFFANGCRVALLAILSSQPDTLHYWHQGDGSLLFSLLAVLLLGLLLLSLPPHHGRSLS from the coding sequence ATGATCCTGGTCCCATCACAAAAGGGGGCAAAGACTTGGCTAATCGCCATTGGGGTTACCCAAATCTTGCTCCATCTCCTCTTAGTTCGTCGAAGCCAATATCCCTACCTCTTACCCGCCAGCAGTATCTTTTGGGCCGCAACCGCCATGCAGCTTTACACGCAGCGCCATACTTTATCGCTGCGCGAACATCGAGCCACCGGGGGTGGGCTGCTGTTGCTGGCAGCCGTGGTCTATCGAGGGCTCCATACCTTTGAATCCGACTACTTCCTGCGACTCTATCCCCTGCTAGTGCTGGTGAGTCTGAGCCTCTTGGCTTCCGGTCTCCAGGGATTGGCTCAATACCAAGGGGGACTCTATCTCTTAGGCTTCTTTGCCATGCCTTGGGAGCTGCTCTACCTCCTCGATTTCACCCCCTGGACCACACAGTTTTCCACGACGCTGCTCCGATTGATGGGCTTTACCGTCCATCAACAGGGCTTTACCATTGCCCTGCCAGGGGGTGCCATTGAGGTCTATAACGGTTGTTCTGGCGTGAGATCCATTACCCAACTCCTGGGCTTAGCCTGGATATATGTGATTCTGTCTGCCGTGCAGGGCCGCCAGAAATATCTCATTCTGCTGGGAGCTGTCTTAATCGGCTTCTTTGCCAATGGTTGCCGTGTGGCCCTACTGGCGATTCTCTCTAGTCAACCGGACACATTGCACTACTGGCATCAAGGCGATGGGTCGCTCCTGTTTTCACTGCTGGCCGTATTGCTGCTAGGGCTACTGCTTCTCAGTCTGCCCCCTCACCACGGGAGGTCTTTATCATGA
- a CDS encoding clan AA aspartic protease: protein MMHGFVNQRCEAILRVAVGHADAPKQIVEAVIDTGFTGFLSLPPSTITTLGLPWYFRDIGTLGDGSEVVFDMHKATVIWDGKPQIIDVAASEADPLIGMSLLYGFKLQVDVTEGGTVTIAAIN from the coding sequence ATGATGCACGGCTTCGTCAACCAACGTTGTGAAGCCATCCTTCGCGTTGCAGTGGGTCATGCCGATGCACCCAAGCAAATCGTTGAAGCTGTCATTGATACAGGGTTCACAGGCTTTTTATCTCTTCCACCCTCAACCATTACCACCCTTGGCCTACCTTGGTATTTCCGTGATATTGGGACTTTAGGCGATGGCAGTGAGGTCGTTTTTGATATGCATAAAGCAACGGTAATTTGGGATGGCAAACCTCAGATTATTGATGTGGCAGCTTCTGAAGCAGATCCGCTAATCGGCATGAGCTTGCTATATGGATTTAAGCTGCAAGTTGATGTCACTGAAGGCGGAACTGTAACTATTGCAGCCATAAACTAA
- a CDS encoding DNA-processing protein DprA — translation MSQSLDLPQVGDPKADEFLQELAAIQQTSSKRIAILGSRHVPLMHQHIIEMMSYALALSGNRLLTSGAIGTNAAAIRGAMRADPKLLTVVLPQSMTEQPPESQRLLEKVMHLVEKPEHDNLSLAEASAICNQEIVARCDQLICFAFHDSHTLLKTCQEAEELRKLVTLFYFD, via the coding sequence TTGAGCCAGTCTCTCGATTTACCTCAGGTTGGCGACCCCAAAGCTGACGAGTTTCTACAAGAACTAGCAGCGATTCAACAGACCAGTTCCAAGCGCATTGCTATTTTGGGTTCTCGCCACGTTCCCCTCATGCATCAGCACATCATAGAAATGATGAGTTATGCATTAGCCCTTTCTGGAAATCGCCTCCTCACATCGGGTGCGATTGGCACCAATGCTGCTGCGATTCGAGGCGCTATGCGGGCGGATCCAAAGTTATTGACGGTTGTTTTACCCCAAAGCATGACGGAGCAGCCCCCTGAGTCCCAACGGTTGTTGGAGAAGGTGATGCACCTGGTGGAAAAGCCAGAACATGACAATCTGTCTCTAGCAGAAGCCAGCGCCATCTGTAACCAGGAAATCGTAGCTCGATGTGATCAGCTTATTTGCTTCGCCTTTCATGACAGCCACACCTTACTGAAGACCTGCCAGGAAGCTGAAGAGCTACGTAAGCTAGTAACTCTATTCTATTTTGATTAG
- a CDS encoding DNA-3-methyladenine glycosylase I translates to MTPSDQICCCSWVDLGKPDYVQYHDQEWGIPVYDDLHLFEHLVLESSQAGLSWYTVLRKRENYRIAFDQFNPQQIAHYDAAKIETLMGNAGIIRNRKKIEAIIGNARVFLQIQAEFGSFASYSWRFVGGQPIVNTFSASDTWPTTSPESDAMSKDLRKRGFKFFGSTICYAHMQATGMVNDHSVECFRRQEIIDSYVPILSQSP, encoded by the coding sequence GTGACTCCTTCCGATCAGATATGCTGCTGTTCCTGGGTCGACCTGGGCAAACCTGATTATGTCCAGTATCACGATCAGGAGTGGGGCATTCCCGTCTATGACGATCTGCATTTGTTTGAGCATCTAGTCCTGGAGTCTTCTCAAGCAGGCTTGAGCTGGTATACCGTCCTTCGTAAACGCGAAAATTACCGAATTGCATTTGATCAGTTCAATCCCCAACAGATTGCCCACTACGATGCAGCCAAAATAGAGACCCTAATGGGCAATGCGGGCATTATTCGCAACCGCAAAAAGATAGAGGCCATTATTGGCAACGCTCGCGTCTTTTTACAGATTCAGGCAGAATTTGGTAGCTTTGCTAGCTATAGCTGGCGTTTTGTGGGCGGACAGCCCATCGTCAATACCTTTAGTGCATCCGATACCTGGCCCACCACTAGTCCAGAATCCGATGCCATGAGCAAGGACCTTCGCAAACGAGGCTTTAAGTTTTTTGGCTCAACGATCTGTTATGCCCATATGCAGGCCACGGGCATGGTGAATGACCATAGTGTCGAGTGTTTCCGCCGCCAAGAGATTATTGACAGCTACGTCCCGATTTTGAGTCAGTCTCCCTAA
- a CDS encoding DUF7003 family protein has translation MTELTELAEQAIAKIKALILALPPNVQDAIAANILGDFENSQDEITGKIFSTDCEGEACGNQANENSQKAFLKVISSAISEYPLQEESRGFTSDEILQYLDKKDYPLLNLNYDIAAVRVTGFCNRESWAIVYELLMNYPSSDGIGLMLRAYGPGVKVEEGFGTPALHSSFQWDDREVKYDENYQRIISQELEVYIRDELVAIPSKDVVRQNLAPEYDFDLLVNLVESFGEELYSTDEELYLYVSKNLEKLVQFDDWHHNYNHHDQGKGVFEGNKFHIPIYTSGVTVITKILETQYFDLCELQSVRQLGFEWTTYE, from the coding sequence ATGACAGAACTTACAGAACTTGCTGAACAAGCCATTGCTAAGATCAAAGCTTTGATCTTAGCGTTGCCTCCTAATGTGCAAGATGCGATTGCAGCCAATATTCTGGGGGATTTTGAAAATTCTCAAGATGAGATCACAGGCAAGATTTTTTCGACAGATTGTGAGGGTGAGGCGTGCGGAAATCAGGCCAATGAAAACTCTCAAAAAGCTTTTCTCAAAGTAATATCATCGGCCATATCTGAATATCCGCTTCAGGAGGAATCAAGGGGCTTTACCTCAGATGAAATCCTTCAATATTTGGATAAAAAGGATTATCCTCTACTCAATCTGAATTACGACATCGCAGCAGTTAGAGTGACAGGCTTTTGTAATCGAGAGAGCTGGGCAATTGTATATGAACTACTGATGAACTACCCGTCTTCAGATGGAATAGGACTGATGCTCCGTGCCTATGGACCTGGAGTGAAAGTAGAAGAAGGATTTGGCACGCCAGCTTTACATTCATCTTTTCAATGGGACGATAGAGAAGTGAAATATGACGAAAATTATCAGCGTATTATCTCTCAAGAACTAGAGGTATATATTCGTGATGAGCTAGTTGCAATCCCTTCGAAAGATGTGGTCAGACAAAATCTAGCACCTGAATATGATTTCGATCTTCTAGTGAATCTTGTAGAGAGTTTTGGCGAAGAATTATACTCAACAGACGAGGAGCTATATTTGTATGTTTCAAAAAATCTAGAAAAGCTCGTTCAATTTGATGATTGGCATCATAACTATAATCATCATGATCAAGGTAAAGGTGTTTTTGAAGGCAATAAATTTCACATCCCTATTTATACATCAGGCGTAACAGTTATTACGAAGATTTTGGAAACGCAATATTTCGATTTGTGTGAATTGCAATCAGTTAGACAGTTGGGTTTTGAGTGGACAACCTACGAATAA
- a CDS encoding VIT and VWA domain-containing protein: MSHPSQQPGSWHQPISTLLLLSGMVAGTVFVSSNVLRFESKSHAQSPKLSQPQQEIDRKADSPTGGLFAEVDGKKLSFPLKQTDVEADISGNLSRVEVKQTFTNPYDRPLEAIYQFPLPEDAAVDDMEIRIGNRIIRGVIKERQEAKQIYETAKQEGKTAALLEQERANLFSQSLANIVPGETIEVVIRYTNSLEFEGGDYEFVFPTVVGPRYIPGAQIDAAGNTTRVADAAKITPPVLPPKQRSGNDISITVNLDAGVPIRNLRSPSHPILTSQKGQQTQVKLANQTTIPNKDLILRYQVANKQTQATLLTQSDQRGGHFATYLIPALKYKSNEIVPKDVVFLMDTSGSQSGPPIVQSKKLMTQFLDKLNPNDTFSIINFSNTTSKLSEKPLANTPVNRQKALAYIKKLNADGGTELMNGINTVAAFPPAPDGRLRSVVLLTDGLIGDDETVIAAVRDRLKPGNRIYPFGVGYSTNRFLLDRLAEVGRGSVEVVAPKDSAEKVAAKFVKTINKPVLTDIEVSWVGPGKGPDIYPQRVPDLFANQPLVLHGRKQDGQSGKLKITGRMAGGKPYEQVLGVKFNASGNEAIAQLWGRNRIKSLMNQMYGRETDPAVKQVTNTALAYRLLSKYTAFVAVTEEIRVDPNNPNLTQRVPVDLPEGMKLTNPAAHATPEPSEILGYLIALFGIFLVMAKKHGLKWLPTRRQS; encoded by the coding sequence ATGTCCCATCCCAGTCAACAACCGGGTTCTTGGCATCAACCCATTTCCACCCTGCTATTACTCTCTGGCATGGTCGCAGGGACCGTATTTGTCAGCTCAAATGTACTGCGGTTCGAATCTAAATCCCATGCCCAGTCCCCCAAGCTGTCCCAACCCCAACAAGAGATAGACCGCAAAGCGGATAGTCCCACCGGAGGTCTATTTGCTGAGGTAGATGGCAAGAAACTGTCCTTTCCCCTCAAACAGACCGATGTAGAAGCCGATATCTCCGGCAACCTATCGCGGGTAGAGGTCAAGCAAACCTTTACTAATCCCTATGACCGGCCTTTGGAAGCGATCTATCAGTTTCCGCTCCCCGAAGATGCCGCCGTGGACGATATGGAAATTCGGATTGGCAATCGGATTATTCGCGGTGTGATCAAAGAGCGGCAAGAAGCCAAGCAAATCTATGAAACGGCCAAGCAGGAGGGCAAAACTGCTGCCCTACTGGAGCAAGAGCGGGCCAATTTATTTTCCCAATCCCTCGCCAATATCGTGCCAGGGGAAACCATTGAAGTCGTGATTCGCTACACCAACAGCCTGGAGTTCGAGGGGGGCGATTACGAGTTTGTCTTTCCTACCGTGGTTGGGCCTCGCTATATTCCTGGGGCTCAGATTGATGCAGCAGGCAATACCACTCGGGTCGCCGATGCCGCCAAGATTACGCCCCCCGTACTACCTCCAAAGCAGCGGTCTGGCAACGATATCAGTATCACCGTCAATTTAGATGCGGGGGTGCCGATACGGAATTTGCGATCGCCCTCCCATCCCATCCTCACTAGTCAAAAAGGTCAGCAAACTCAGGTTAAGTTAGCGAATCAAACCACCATCCCCAACAAAGACCTAATTCTGCGCTATCAGGTCGCCAACAAACAAACTCAAGCCACCCTGCTCACCCAGTCTGACCAACGGGGCGGGCACTTTGCCACCTATTTAATTCCAGCTCTCAAATATAAGTCGAATGAGATTGTCCCCAAGGATGTGGTGTTCCTAATGGATACCTCCGGCTCCCAGAGTGGGCCACCCATTGTCCAATCCAAAAAGCTGATGACCCAGTTCTTGGACAAGCTCAATCCCAACGATACCTTCAGCATCATCAACTTCTCCAACACCACCTCCAAGCTATCCGAAAAGCCCCTAGCCAATACCCCAGTCAACCGCCAAAAGGCCCTCGCCTATATCAAAAAGCTAAATGCCGATGGGGGCACAGAGCTGATGAATGGCATCAATACCGTTGCCGCCTTTCCCCCTGCCCCAGATGGTCGCCTACGGAGTGTGGTGCTGCTCACAGATGGCCTAATTGGCGATGATGAAACCGTGATTGCCGCAGTCCGCGATCGCCTCAAGCCGGGGAATCGGATTTATCCTTTTGGTGTGGGCTATTCCACCAATCGATTCTTGCTGGATCGACTAGCAGAAGTCGGTCGAGGATCGGTTGAAGTCGTCGCCCCCAAAGACTCAGCAGAGAAGGTGGCCGCTAAGTTCGTCAAAACTATTAACAAGCCCGTCTTAACGGATATCGAAGTCTCCTGGGTGGGGCCTGGCAAAGGTCCAGATATTTATCCCCAGCGCGTTCCCGATCTGTTCGCCAATCAGCCCCTTGTTCTCCATGGGCGCAAGCAAGATGGCCAGTCCGGCAAACTGAAAATTACGGGACGGATGGCCGGTGGAAAACCCTATGAACAGGTCTTGGGGGTCAAGTTTAATGCCTCTGGCAATGAAGCTATTGCCCAACTTTGGGGCCGCAACCGGATCAAGAGCTTGATGAATCAGATGTATGGCCGAGAAACGGACCCGGCAGTTAAGCAGGTGACCAATACCGCCCTCGCCTATCGTTTGCTCTCTAAATACACTGCCTTTGTCGCTGTCACGGAAGAAATCCGCGTCGACCCCAACAATCCCAACCTCACACAACGGGTGCCCGTCGATCTACCAGAAGGCATGAAACTCACTAATCCGGCTGCCCATGCTACCCCGGAACCTAGTGAAATCCTCGGTTATCTGATTGCCCTCTTTGGCATCTTTCTCGTCATGGCCAAAAAGCATGGCTTGAAATGGTTGCCCACTCGGAGGCAGTCATGA
- the miaA gene encoding tRNA (adenosine(37)-N6)-dimethylallyltransferase MiaA yields the protein MTPGLIVVCGPTATGKSSLALALAQRLGAPILSADSRQVYRGFDIGTAKPSVTDQEQVPHYLIDICDPTETLTVADYQQQAQALISKFHAQGQTPLMVGGTGLYIRAIVDGLKMPRVPPQLELRSQLQSQDQSQIYQWLQQVDPQAAQKIHAHDQVRTLRALEVFYTTGIPLSAQQGKNPPSYPILQIGLDISDLDQHTAIIQQRTAAMLEQGWLAEVQELIEHYGAELPLLETLGYQEMKAYLHQQASLEEATAQTILHTRQFAKRQRTWFRANSAIHWFDATNSDLLSLIWDDIQGQPWL from the coding sequence ATGACGCCAGGGTTAATTGTAGTTTGTGGGCCAACGGCCACGGGAAAATCCTCTCTGGCACTGGCTTTGGCTCAACGTTTAGGTGCACCCATTCTAAGTGCTGACTCCCGGCAAGTCTATCGAGGGTTTGATATTGGTACCGCCAAACCTTCTGTAACAGATCAAGAACAAGTCCCTCACTATCTGATCGATATCTGTGATCCCACCGAGACTTTGACCGTTGCCGACTATCAACAACAGGCCCAAGCTTTAATTTCTAAATTTCATGCTCAAGGCCAAACGCCGCTGATGGTGGGAGGAACTGGACTCTATATTCGAGCCATTGTTGATGGGCTAAAAATGCCGCGAGTGCCGCCGCAATTGGAGTTGCGATCGCAACTCCAATCCCAAGACCAATCCCAGATCTACCAATGGCTCCAGCAAGTTGATCCGCAAGCTGCCCAAAAAATCCATGCCCATGATCAAGTCCGCACCTTAAGGGCATTGGAAGTTTTTTACACCACCGGTATACCCCTATCCGCCCAGCAAGGCAAAAATCCGCCGTCTTACCCCATTTTGCAGATTGGTTTAGACATTAGTGATCTGGATCAGCACACAGCCATCATTCAACAGCGTACTGCCGCTATGTTGGAACAGGGCTGGCTGGCTGAAGTACAGGAACTCATTGAACACTATGGGGCCGAACTCCCCCTCTTAGAAACCTTGGGATATCAAGAAATGAAGGCCTATTTGCACCAGCAAGCTTCCCTCGAAGAAGCAACGGCCCAAACTATTCTTCATACTCGTCAGTTCGCCAAGCGTCAACGTACCTGGTTTAGAGCGAATTCTGCCATTCATTGGTTTGATGCCACGAATTCTGACTTACTTTCTCTGATTTGGGATGATATTCAAGGTCAACCTTGGCTGTAA